One window from the genome of Mauremys mutica isolate MM-2020 ecotype Southern chromosome 4, ASM2049712v1, whole genome shotgun sequence encodes:
- the DEF6 gene encoding differentially expressed in FDCP 6 homolog, with protein MDLRAELLKSIWYAFTALDVEKSGKVSKSQLKVLSHNLYTVLHIPHDPVALEEHFRDDDDGPVSSQGYMPYLNKYILDKVEEGAFVKEDFDELCWTLTAKKNYKPDRNGNSVVSHKDAFKLWCLFNFLSEDRYPLVMVPDEVEYLLKKVCTAMNVELNCCELDDYLSQDPQHQSGMTVWQFLDLVNSGKLLRGIEREAVSMAIEEVYQEVIEDMLKQGYLWKKGQLRRNWSERWFTLKPSALSYYMSEERKEKKGSIALDKHCCVEVLPDRDGKRCMFCVKTSSRTYEMSASDTKQRQEWTLAIQTAIRLQAEGKKSLHKDLKQKRREQREQRERRKAAKEEEMQRLKQLQEEKERKLQELELLKEAQRQAELLLQEEEQRRRLQHEEMQRTLEIQLKEAEQARASMQAEMVLKEAEAEQQRKRIVELEAMQERLQEALHQEVKARQDEESVRYAQARLLAEEEEKLKELMKLKEEQEEYIIQTQREKQVLKQEMENKSKYLEEAQKQLEEVRENRQRVDQDVMAAQRKLRQASTNVKHWNVQMNRLMHPIGPGEKRMTACGGFPSIPPVVLTRRESSLKLRQRLEDKNYDLEREDSKKNVNNGETRRLSLSPDMDTTATEPSN; from the exons GTGCTCTCTCACAACCTGTACACAGTGCTTCATATCCCCCATGACCCAGTGGCGCTGGAGGAGCATTTCCGGGATGATGACGACGGGCCGGTATCGAGCCAGGGCTACATGCCTTACCTCAACAAATACATCCTGGATAAG GTGGAGGAAGGGGCTTTTGTCAAGGAGGATTTTGATGAGCTCTGCTGGACGTTGACGGCAAAGAAGAATTACAAGCCCGACCGGAATGGGAACAGTGTCGTGTCCCATAAGGACGCCTTCAAGCTCTGGTGTCTCTTTAACTTCCTCTCTGAAGACAGATACCCTCTTGTCATGGTCCCAGATGAG GTGGAGTACCTGCTGAAGAAGGTCTGCACCGCCATGAATGTGGAGCTGAACTGCTGCGAGCTGGACGACTACCTCTCGCAGGATCCCCAGCACCAGAGCGGCATGACGGTCTGGCAGTTCCTGGACCTGGTGAACTCGGGGAAGCTCCTGCGGGGGATCGAGCGGGAGGCCGTCAGTATGGCCATTGAAGAGGTGTACCAGGAGGTCATTGAGGACATGCTCAAACAG GGCTACCTCTGGAAGAAGGGCCAGCTGAGGCGGAACTGGTCCGAGCGATGGTTCACACTAAAGCCCAGCGCCCTGTCCTACTACATGAGCGAGGAGCGGAAGGAGAAGAAAGGCAGCATTGCCTTGGACAAACACTGCTGCGTGGAG GTCCTGCCTGACCGGGACGGGAAAAGATGCATGTTCTGCGTGAAAACCTCTTCCCGCACGTATGAGATGAGTGCCTCGGACACCAAGCAGCGGCAGGAGTGGACGCTAG ccattCAGACAGCGATCCGGTTGCAAGCGGAGGGGAAGAAGTCCCTGCACAAGGACCTGAAGCAGAAGCGCCGGGAGCAGAGGGAGCAGCGGGAGAGGCGGAAGGCCGCCAAGGAGGAGGAGATGCAGCGCCTCaagcagctgcaggaggagaaGGAGCGGAAGCTGCAGGAGTTGGAGCTGCTCAAGGAGGCCCAGCGgcaggcagagctgctgctgcaggaggaaGAGCAGCGGCGCCGGCTGCAGCACGAGGAGATGCAGAGGACCTTGGAGATCCAGCTGAAGGAGGCTGAGCAG GCTCGCGCCTCCATGCAGGCTGAGATGGTGCTGAAGGAGGCGGAGGCCGAGCAGCAGCGGAAGCGGATCGTGGAGCTGGAGGCGatgcaggagcggctccaggagGCCCTGCACCAGGAGGTGAAGGCACGGCAGGACGAGGAGTCTGTGAGATACGCCCAGGCCAG GTtgctggctgaggaggaggagaagctgaaGGAGCTGATGAAGCtgaaggaggagcaggaggaataCATCATCCAGACCCAGCGGGAGAagcaggtccttaagcaggagatGGAAAACAAGAGCAAATATTTGGAAGAGGCCCAAAAGCAGCTGGAAGAAGTGAGAGAGAACAGGCAGAGGGTAGACCAGGATGTCATG GCGGCCCAGAGGAAACTCCGACAGGCCAGCACCAATGTCAAGCACTGGAACGTCCAGATGAATCGACTGATGCACCCCATTGGGCCAGGAG AGAAGCGTATGACAGCGTGTGGAGGATTCCCCAGCATCCCGCCTGTGGTCCTCACCAGGAGGGAGTCGTCCCTCAAGCTCAGGCAGAGATTAGAAGATAAGAACTATGATCTTGAGAGGGAAGACAGCAAGAAGAACGTGAACAACGGCGAGACCAGGAGGCTGTCGCTATCTCCTGATATGGACACCACGGCCACAGAACCCTCCAACTAG